In the Parasteatoda tepidariorum isolate YZ-2023 chromosome 3, CAS_Ptep_4.0, whole genome shotgun sequence genome, one interval contains:
- the LOC110282969 gene encoding 5'-3' exoribonuclease 2: MLNCSLLILGLATHEPNFTIIREEFKPNQPRPCELCGQIGHDMKECTGGAKQKQGEFDELEKPLEIDTEFIFIRLNVLREYLAKELAMENLPFQYDLERAIDDWVFMCFFVGNDFLPHLPSLEIREGAIDRLVDLYKKAVYKTGGFVTDSGHVDLNRVQLIMNDLGEAEDEIFKRRQDNELSFRAREKAKRKRMKMNRDDRPAWTPGGQFSPRVCQEPQALDEAQEPCDEREVSDMPQAFVESKMPYG; the protein is encoded by the exons ATGCTTAATTGTTCTCTCCTAATTTTAGGCTTAGCTACGCATGAACCCAACTTTACTATTATTCGAGAAGAATTTAAGCCAAATCAACCAAGGCCCTGTGAATTATGCGGTCAAATAG GTCATGACATGAAAGAGTGCACAGGAGGGGCTAAACAGAAACAAGGTGAA TTTGATGAATTGGAAAAACCTCTAGAAATTGATACAGAGTTTATTTTCATTCGTTTAAATGTCTTGCGAGAATATCTGGCTAAAGAATTGGCTATGGAAAACTTACCATTCCAGTATGATTTAGAA CGGGCAATTGATGATTGGGTATTCATGTGCTTTTTTGttggaaatgattttttacCTCATCTCCCATCTCTGGAAATCAG ggAAGGAGCCATTGATCGTTTGGTTGATCTTTATAAAAAGGCAGTATATAAAACTGGG ggaTTTGTGACTGACAGTGGACATGTAGATCTGAATAGAGTTCAACTCATTATGAATG ATCTCGGAGAAGCTGAAGATGAAATTTTCAAGAGGCGACAAGACAATGAA ctatcTTTTCGAGCCCGAGAGAAGGcaaaaaggaaaagaatgaAG atgaacAGAGATGACAGGCCAGCTTGGACACCAGGTGGGCAATTTAGTCCAAGGGTATGtcaa GAACCCCAAGCGTTGGATGAAGCCCAAGAACCTTGTGATGAAAGAGAAGTGTCGGATATGCCTCAAGCGTTTGTTGAATCAAAAATGCCTTATGGTTGA